Below is a window of Atribacterota bacterium DNA.
GTACAAGATCCTCCGCACTCACTCTTTTGGCCAATCCCCCACGAATCACCTCACAACTGGGGACACTCATTCTCTTCAATGCCTCCAAAGCACGGCTTGCTTTTTGCTCTTGCACCACTCCCAACACAGCATTAATGATGAGAATGGCCAGAATCACTAAAGCATCGGTGGTTTCCCCTACCAGGACCGAAACCACAGTCGCCCCAATGAGGATGAGCACCAGAAAGTCCCGGAACTGCTCGAGAAAAAGGGTCAATATTCCTTTCGGTTTTTTCTCTGGTAACACATTCCGTCCATACTGGACAATGCGCTTTTTGGCCTCCTCTTCGGTGAGACCCAGTTCACCATTACTCTGCAGAATACTGAGTGTCTCTTCCAGGGAAAGGGCATGCCAGTCTATTCCCTGCGCAGCCACGGCAACACCTCCTCCAAAAGCCCTCCAACTCGCTGCATAAGACCCTTTTTCTCCTCTTCCTCTTCAGAACGTTTTTTCCCCGTGAGTTCTTTCACAAAACCATCAATAGCCCGATCAAAACCAATGTCGTGGCCCTCTTTCTGGCTCTTATACCATTTATAATCCATAACATAGGCAAAAATATCCGCCAAGCTCTTATCGGGGAATTTTTCTTCCAGTCCTTCCTCTACAATACGCTGCACCGAAGGCGTATACACACACAAAAACCAGTTGAGTGCTGCCTCTTTGAGAGAGACCTCTCGACCCAGAGATTGTTTGAGCATTCCCGCATAATCTCGAATATAGTTTAAAAAGGCGTCATAGTGCCGGGGCTCTCCGGCGTCGATTCCTCTGAGATCAGTCAGATTTTCAAATTCTATCCTTTTAGCTCGCAAAGTCTTACTTTCCTTCCGTTCAGAAGGGAAGAATTCCACCACTTCGGCATCCAGAAATTCGATACCCAGTTCTTTCGCCACCGCAACTCGATGGTTCCCATCCAGGACGTAGTACTCATCCCCCACCTTGTAGAGAATAACGGGTGGTAGAACTTCGCCTCGTTCCATGGCTTTTCTCACCCGATAATAACGGACATCAGGATTGCGCAGACGGAACCCCGGCAAAAGGTCCTTGGCTCTCCCCACGCTCCCCACGATTTTATTCACCGGAACCACCTGAATACCCCGATAGACTCGGTTAAAAAGGTTCAGTTTCTTGGAGACTTCACCAAAAGCTCGAATGGCGCCTTTTTCTTCTCTTCGCAAAAGTGGCATGGGCAATCCATCACCTCATTACTTCAAAAGGAAACTCTCGGGAGCAAAAAATTCATCCATCCCTAAACCGCTCACCAACATTTCCATCTTTCCCAGCATCATGATAAGACCAAGACCAATCAGTAAACCCCCACTCACCAGCTCGACGATTCTTCCCCTCTTTTGTAAACCTTGCAGAACCCTCCAAAGATACCCCCATCCCAGGCCAACCAGAAGAAAAGGAAGAGCCAGACCCAGCGCATAGAAACCCAAAAGCACGCCCCCGCGCCATACCTCTCCAAAACTCGACACATAAAGAAGTATGGACCCCAGAATCGGACCCACACAGGGTGTCCATCCAAGCCCAAAGGAGAGACCCAAAAGCAAGCTCCGTAAATGGGCGACGTCTTCACGAAAGCGGATATGTCTATCTACGTACAGGGTCCGGATTTTTAAGATACCCAGAACCTGCAAACCAAAAACGACGATAATAAGACCAGCAACCCGATTAAACCACATTCGATACGAGGCAAAAGCACCCCCCATCCATGAGGCACCCATCCCCAGAAGAACAAAAATCCCGGCAAAACCCAAAACAAAAAGTATGGTATGGGTAATCACTTTCCCTTTATCTTTCTCCAGGCTTTCCACGCCACTCACGTAACTCACATAGGCTGGAGCGATAGCCAAAACACACGGAGAAAGAAAGGAGAGAATTCCAGCCACGAAACTTACCAGAACATTTAATTCCATAGTCTTTTTCACCTGCCTTGTTTTTAGAATTATAAACCCTCAGGTTCCATCTGACAAACGCCGCTGGCTCAATCATGGAAAAACTTAGTACTCTATCATCTCCCACGTCCCAAAAAAATTTCGAATCTCAGACCCTCTAGTATTCCAAAAGCCAAAGCGTTATCCCAACACTCTGCAGAAACAATGGGTTTTTCTTCTTTGAGGTATAATAAGAAAAATCAGTTTTCACCAAAAACATTGACTGAAATTGGAATACACCACATCAGTCAGTTCGGTGCCGATGCCGCGGACGTAGTTCTGGAACGGTGAATCATCCGGGTATCGAACCGTGCAAAAACTTGCGTACAATGGTGCTCGAAGCTTCTGAAAAGCATGCCAAGGGTTTGAACAATTCATTGCTGCAGAAGGATTCATCACCTACTATGGTGTTCCACTCATTGCCAAAAGACAGGTGCTGGGGGTTCTAGAAGCCTTTTTTGCGATTTTCCCATGCCCGAAGGTGACAAAGCCTGGATGGAGCTCCTCGAAACTCTGGCCAACCAGACGGCCATTGTCATCGATAACGCTGTTTTAGTCCAAAAGCTCGTCCATAGCTGCCGAGGAACCCTCCTGCACGATATCGGCAAAATGGGTATTCCAGACAGTATCCTTCTCAAACCTGGTCCACTCAGTCCTGAAGATTGGGAAATCATGAAAAAGCATCCCCTCTACGCGTACCAGATGTTTTCCCGTACTGAATACTTGCCGGCAATCTCCGACATTCCTTATGCCCACCACGAACGGCGAGACGGAACGGGACATCCTCGAGGACTAAAAGTAAAAAAATTCCTCTGGCAGCCCGAGTTTTTGCCGTGGTGGACGTTTTTGATGCCCTCACCAGTGACCGGCCTTACCGGAAGGCTTGGACGAAAGACGAAGCCATTGCCCATACCCAGCAGGAAAGCGGGAAACACTTTGATCCCGAAGTGGTGAAAGTGTTCCTTGACCCCATCGAAAAAGAGAA
It encodes the following:
- a CDS encoding DUF4032 domain-containing protein → MPLLRREEKGAIRAFGEVSKKLNLFNRVYRGIQVVPVNKIVGSVGRAKDLLPGFRLRNPDVRYYRVRKAMERGEVLPPVILYKVGDEYYVLDGNHRVAVAKELGIEFLDAEVVEFFPSERKESKTLRAKRIEFENLTDLRGIDAGEPRHYDAFLNYIRDYAGMLKQSLGREVSLKEAALNWFLCVYTPSVQRIVEEGLEEKFPDKSLADIFAYVMDYKWYKSQKEGHDIGFDRAIDGFVKELTGKKRSEEEEEKKGLMQRVGGLLEEVLPWLRRE
- a CDS encoding cytochrome c biogenesis protein CcdA produces the protein MELNVLVSFVAGILSFLSPCVLAIAPAYVSYVSGVESLEKDKGKVITHTILFVLGFAGIFVLLGMGASWMGGAFASYRMWFNRVAGLIIVVFGLQVLGILKIRTLYVDRHIRFREDVAHLRSLLLGLSFGLGWTPCVGPILGSILLYVSSFGEVWRGGVLLGFYALGLALPFLLVGLGWGYLWRVLQGLQKRGRIVELVSGGLLIGLGLIMMLGKMEMLVSGLGMDEFFAPESFLLK
- a CDS encoding HD domain-containing phosphohydrolase — translated: MELLETLANQTAIVIDNAVLVQKLVHSCRGTLLHDIGKMGIPDSILLKPGPLSPEDWEIMKKHPLYAYQMFSRTEYLPAISDIPYAHHERRDGTGHPRGLKVKKFLWQPEFLPWWTFLMPSPVTGLTGRLGRKTKPLPIPSRKAGNTLIPKW